The proteins below come from a single Miscanthus floridulus cultivar M001 chromosome 1, ASM1932011v1, whole genome shotgun sequence genomic window:
- the LOC136471326 gene encoding uncharacterized protein isoform X2 yields MSAIQSPAAPPARPPLRRSTTAAASPLREPSQPQPTLPAPPSIASRRTALVALVLAAAAPARPAAAGFSLGIPGPKELLREQKKKSASYLLAPIAASRDTLVKSQALLASPSASAEDAEEVRGRIGAAGRDCVPRQRNSIVAFQSRTGVEVCTFSLILKNAASLLANKDPLKVEADTRLGELIQSFSDLGTLAENSNFELADDSVLQREDEGWLAEHYLCPRQI; encoded by the exons ATGAGCGCCATCCAGTCGCCCGCCGCGCCGCCGGCGAGGCCGCCTCTCCGGCGCAGCACGACGGCAGCAGCGTCTCCCCTCCGGGAACCCTCACAGCCACAACCGACGCTACCGGCGCCGCCGAGCATCGCCTCCCGCCGCACCGCGCTCGTCGCACTCGTCCTGGCCGCGGCAGCGCCGgcacgccccgccgccgccggcttctCCCTCGGCATCC CTGGGCCCAAGGAGCTGCTGCGGGAGCAGAAGAAGAAGTCGGCGTCCTACCTCCTCGCTCCCATCGCCGCCTCCCGGGACACCCTCGTCAAATCCCAGGCTCTTCTCG CTTCGCCGAGTGCGTCTGCCGAGGACGCCGAGGAGGTGAGGGGGCGGATCGGTGCGGCAGGGAGGGACTgcgtgccgcggcagaggaactcGATTGTCGCGTTCCAGTCGCGGACTGGCGTTGAG GTGTGCACATTCAGCTTGATACTGAAGAACGCCGCTTCGCTGCTCGCTAATAAGGATCCCCTCAAGGTTGAAGCTGATACTAGGCTTGGGGAGCTCATACA GTCATTCTCTGACCTGGGAACTCTGGCCGAGAACAGTAATTTTGAGCTCGCAGATGATAG